From Montipora foliosa isolate CH-2021 chromosome 6, ASM3666993v2, whole genome shotgun sequence, a single genomic window includes:
- the LOC138007111 gene encoding uncharacterized protein has translation MGWQKRGKGHNSHTGHAAVMSLTTGKVLDYTTRTKTCRFCDQGKNSNKKVKVHDCRKNHNASSKAMEPASAVEMFNNAPKQKVKYAFYTGDDDSTTEAHIRQKVSYGVEKFSDIIHMKRSLTTRLYNLSHNTKFANSSILSQKVINYLVKCFSYGVAQNKGNAKAIQKAINCIVPHAFGDHKNCDNKWCRFMQDPASYKHHDLPYGKDLFGDKLRSALENIFSDYCTDAVADKLAPMTNSQRNEALNSVVGSKNPKIRFYGGSESNDFRVACGVAQTNLRYGYVSQTLEALNIEPGKYCTEYNDRMTTKVLQDKIRKSTVDFKRRRSQLNSQKCSQTARKEAREGKTYQTGIGLNLELTSIVSSPITDCQARVMAMPHNQFKEIEDFAPKITLRPVAKEVKYENSIFYNFLIFDTETNATGKSAEICQLSVTDKSASHKFSAYIMPTRDIDLHASKVNKLKIVTINGERKMYKDDKVVRAIPFNSAIAQFKSYLSQSITIAKNSTNKQVRTVLIGHNAFTFDTPILLRNAGNEFSSELQSMDVWFADSLSLFKKLIKSQLPALRNADGTFPKTNQSSLYETLFNQTFDAHDALEDVLALRKILFSSKLELSNKTIVENSALTDTNHAFKDLEYLDGRHKILQSFRGKLYNPERNDGAITKSIAEKIAGSGLAYEDLKNMYNRYGKEGVIAILSRPPSCATSTSPRVTRTARILEAIVAHFQCASQP, from the coding sequence ATGGGCTGGCAGAAGAGGGGCAAAGGCCATAATTCACATACTGGTCATGCAGCAGTAATGAGCCTAACAACTGGTAAAGTTTTGGATTATACCACAAGAACCAAGACTTGCAGATTCTGTGACCAAGGCaaaaatagcaacaaaaaagtTAAAGTACATGATTGTCGCAAAAATCACAATGCTTCATCAAAGGCAATGGAGCCTGCCTCAGCTGTGGAGATGTTTAACAATGCCCCAAAACAAAAAGTGAAGTATGCATTTTATACTGGAGATGATGACTCCACAACTGAAGCTCACATTCGACAGAAAGTCTCCTATGGAGTTGAAAAGTTTAGTGACATAATACATATGAAGAGATCCTTAACAACACGTTTATATAATTTAAGCCATAACACCAAATTTGCCAACAGCTCCATCTTGTCGCAAAAGGTAATAAATTACCTGGTAAAGTGTTTTTCATATGGTGTTGCACAGAACAAAGGAAATGCTAAAGCAATCCAGAAAGccattaattgcattgttccCCATGCATTTGGCGACCATAAGAACTGTGACAATAAGTGGTGTAGATTCATGCAAGATCCAGCTTCCTAtaaacatcatgaccttccaTATGGGAAAGACTTGTTTGGAGACAAATTGAGATCTGCCCTTGAAAACATATTCAGTGATTACTGTACTGATGCAGTGGCTGACAAATTAGCCCCCATGACAAATTCACAAAGGAATGAAGCTCTAAACAGTGTGGTTGGTTcgaaaaatccaaaaatcaGGTTCTATGGGGGAAGTGAAAGCAATGACTTTCGTGTCGCGTGTGGCGTTGCACAAACTAACCTAAGATATGGATATGTTAGCCAAACCCTTGAAGCACTCAATATCGAGCCAGGAAAATACTGTACAGAATATAACGACAGAATGACAACTAAAGTTCTTCAAGATAAAATCAGAAAATCAACCGTGGATTTTAAACGCAGAAGATCTCAACTTAACTCTCAAAAGTGTTCACAGACAGCCAGGAAAGAAGCCCGAGAGGGCAAAACTTATCAAACAGGTATTGGCCTAAATCTTGAGTTGACATCTATCGTGTCCTCTCCTATTACCGATTGTCAAGCACGTGTAATGGCAATGCCACATAACCAGTTTAAAGAAATTGAGGACTTTGCCCCAAAGATTACCCTTAGGCCTGTTGCAAAAGAagtgaaatacgaaaatagCATTTTCTATAACTTCTTAATTTTTGACACCGAAACAAATGCAACAGGTAAATCTGCGGAAATCTGCCAATTATCAGTAACTGACAAATCTGCTTCACACAAGTTCTCAGCCTACATCATGCCCACACGGGACATCGATTTGCATGCCTCAAAAGttaataaactaaaaatagtTACGATCAACGGAGAGCGTAAAATGTACAAGGATGACAAAGTTGTAAGAGCTATACCCTTTAATAGTGCGATTGCTCAATTTAAGAGCTATCTCTCACAGTCCATAACCATAGCCAAGAACAGCACAAACAAACAAGTACGCACGGTTCTCATTGGACACAATGCCTTCACGTTCGACACTCCAATTCTTTTAAGAAATGCTGGAAATGAATTCTCTTCTGAGCTGCAATCTATGGATGTCTGGTTTGCTGATTCTCTCTCTCTGTTCAAAAAACTCATTAAAAGTCAACTTCCTGCTTTACGGAACGCCGATGGCACATTTCCGAAGACTAATCAGTCCTCTCTCTACGAGACCTTGTTCAATCAAACTTTCGACGCACACGATGCCTTGGAAGATGTTCTTGCCCTAAGAAAGATTCTCTTTTCCTCAAAACTGGAATTGTCTAATAAAACCATCGTCGAAAACTCTGCACTCACCGACACAAATCACGCATTCAAGGACTTGGAGTATCTCGATGGTCGCCACAAAATATTGCAATCCTTCCGAGGAAAGCTGTACAATCCAGAAAGAAACGATGGTGCCATAACGAAAAGCATTGCAGAAAAAATTGCCGGTAGTGGTTTGGCATATGAAGATTTGAAAAACATGTATAACCGTTACGGGAAAGAAGGAGTCATCGCAATTTTGTCGAGACCGCCATCCTGCGCAACATCCACATCACCACGAGTAACTCGAACTGCGCGAATTTTAGAAGCCATCGTTGCTCATTTCCAATGTGCTAGCCAACCATAG